The Nostoc sp. 'Lobaria pulmonaria (5183) cyanobiont' DNA window TGTTTAGCCTTAGCTAACACATTATCAACGCTAAAGCCAAACTTCTCTAGACAAACATTGCCTGGAGCCGAAGCACCAAAGCGATCGATACTAACGCAATCGCCTTCAGTACCTACGTACTTGTGCCAACCGAAACTGCTAGCAGCTTCTACAGACAAACGCTTGGTGACAGCTTTCGGCAAAACTGACTCTTTATAAGCCGCATCCTGTGCTTCAAACAGTTCCCATGAAGGTAGCGAGACAACACGGACTTTCTTGCCTTCAGCCTTGAGTTTTTCGGCTGCGCCGACGGCGAGGCTCAATTCTGAACCAGTGCCAATCAAAATGATATCAGGTGTACCTTCGCTATCCACCACGGTGTATCCACCCTTCGCCACGCCCTCAACCGATGTACCTGCCAAGTTCGGGACATTTTGACGGGTAAATGCCAACAGAGACGGAGCGTTTTCCTTCGCCTTCTCGATCGCTATTTTATAAGCGCCAGAGGTTTCATTACCGTCTGCGGGACGAAACACCGTTAAATTAGGAATGGCTCGCAAGGAAGCCACAGTTTCAATGGGTTGGTGCGTGGGGCCATCTTCACCTTGTCCAATGGAATCATGAGTCATCACCCAAATCACGCCAGCTTGGGAAAGCGCGGATAAGCGGATGGCAGCACGCATATAATCTGTGAATATCAAAAAGGTAGCACCGTAGGGAATCAATCCCGAAGCGTGTAGCGCTATCCCATTACAGATTGCGCCCATTGCATGTTCCCGTACACCAAAGTGGATGTTGGGGTTTTCGTAGTGCCCTTTTTGAAAGTCGCCTTTGCCCTTGACTTCAGTAAGGTTGGAGTGGGTCAAGTCAGCCGAACCACCAATCAATTCAGGTAAAACTGCCGCTAGTTTGTTGAGGCAATTTTCTGAGTGTTTGCGGGTGGGCAGTCCTTTGTCTTCTGGGGTGTAGGTGGGTAGTACTTTATCCCAACCATCGGGTAGTTTGCTGCTTATGTAGCGTTCAAAGTCAGCTGCTTCTTGGGCATACTTAGCTTTGTAGTCTGCAAAAGTCTTGTTCCATTCGTCTTCGTAACCTGCGCCACGTTCCACAGCTTTGCGGGTGTGGTTGAGGGCTTCTTCTGGGACTACAAAAGGCTCGTATTCCCAACCCAAGTTTTTCCGAGTCAATGCTATTTCGTCTCCGCCAAGGGCAGCGCCGTGAACACCAGCAGTGTTTGCTTTATTGGGGGAACCGTAACCAATAATGGTTGTTACCTTGATGAAAGAAGGCTTATCAGTAACAGCTTTGGCTGCTTCAATTGCTTTGGCGATCGCTTCTAGGTCTGTGTTGCCGTCTTCGACGTGTTGGACGTGCCAACCGTAAGCTTCAAAGCGCTTAGAAACATCTTCGGTGAATGCCACATCAGTGGAACCGTCGATGGAGATGTGGTTGTCGTCGTACAGAGCGATGAGTTTGCCTAATCCCAAGTGTCCTGCAAAAGAACAAGCTTCACCAGAAATTCCTTCCATGTTGCAACCGTCACCTACAATCACGTAGGTGTAATGGTCAACAATCTTGCTATCGGGTTTGTTAAATTTAGCCGCTAGGTGGGCTTCGGCGATCGCTAAACCGACTCCATTGGCAATTCCTTGACCTAGCGGGCCAGTGGTGACTTCCACGCCAGGGGTCATGAAGTTTTCCGGGTGTCCAGGGGTTTTTGACTCCCATTGACGGAATTGCTTGATATCTTCAATGCTGACGCTATCGTAGCCTGTCAAGTAAAGCAGCGCGTACTGCAACATCGAGCCATGACCGGCAGATAAGACAAAGCGATCGCGGTTAAACCATTTGGGATTCTTGGGATTAAACTTCAAAAAGCGATCCCAGAGGACAAAAGCCATCGGAGCCGCACCCATTGGTAGTCCTGGGTGTCCCGATTTTGCTTTTTCTACGGCATCAATAGCCAAGAAGCGGATCGAGTTAATAGCCAGTTCTTCGACGGACAATTGTTTGGCGGATTGGGTTGCAACAGTCATAATCTCTTGTTTTTAACGACGGGTTAGCACTCTTCGTAGCTTCTCTTGCTGGGGTTATTTTAGATTCCCCACAGTATCCTCATCATCCCACTCCCGCTTGTCGATGGACAAGCGGGATCTCCTGAGTTTCTGGTGATAAATCAAGCTGATAATTGGGTCATGCTGAACGCTTACTTTATATCGGAATGATATTTTTGATACTTTGGGCATGAGGGAGGCAGTGCGGTCTTGGGGTTTCCCCAAGTGGAGCAACTGCCGTCATCGGGCATCCCTTCCGCTTCGCTCAGGGCAAGTGGGCATGCGGGAGGCAGCATTGGGCAAAGGAGCAGAGTCGGATCAAACTACTGAATTCTGAATTCTGACTCCTGCCTCCTGACTTCTTTTAAACGTATTTCTTAAAGGCCAGTGTGACATTATGACCGCCAAACCCAAAGGAATTGGATATTGCCACCTCAACTTTTTGAGCACGGCTAGAGTTAGGCACGTAATCTAAGTCACACTCAGGATCGGGATTTTCCAGATTAATTGTCGGTGGAATTTGGTCATTAGCGATCGCTAGTACTGTTGCCACTGCTTCAATACCTCCAGAACCGCCCAATAAATGACCTGTCATCGATTTAGTGGAGCTAATTGCCACCTTATAGGCATATTCTCCCAAGGCTTTTTTGATGGCTGAGGTTTCAGTTGAATCATTAGCTGGGGTGCTAGTGCCGTGGGCGTTAATATAGCTAATTTGTTCGGGAGTTATACTGGCATCTTTGAGAGCCAGTTCGATTGCTCTAGCGGCTCCAAGTCCACCAGGTACGGGGGAGGTGATATGGTAAGCATCACAGGTCATGCCATAACCAATCATTTCCGCATAAATGTGAGCGCCGCGACTGATGGCGTGTTGCAGTTCTTCTAGAATTAAAATTCCTGAACCTTCACCCAAAACAAATCCGTTGCGATCGCGGTCAAAAGGACGGCAAGCATGAGCTGGGTCATCATTGCTAAAAGAGAGTGCCTTGCAGGCGGCGAACCCAGCTATCGACAATGGTGTGACAGCTGACTCCGTTCCCCCGCAAATCATCGCCTGGGCATATCCCCCTTGAATTAAGCGAAAAGCATCTCCAATGGCGTTAGAGCCAGCGGCACAGGCAGTTACAGGACAGGAGTTTGGCCCTTTAGCACCCGTGTGAATTGCCGTTAATCCTGCGGCCATATTGGCGATCATCATCGGGATCATGAATGGACTACAGCGATCGGGGCCACGGTTGAGGTAGATAGTTTGTTGGTCTTCTAATACCTTAATGCCACCAACGCCAGAACCGATCATCACACCTACCTGTTCTGCATTCAGGTCATTGATCTCTAACTCCGCGTTAGATAAAGCCTGTTTTGCTGCCGCAACCCCAAATTGGGAAAATCGATCCATGCGCTTGGCCTCTTTACGCTCCAAGTAATCATGCGGATCGAAGTTTTTCACCTCACCAGCAATCCGGCAATCATGGCGAGACGGATCAAATAATGTGATGTAGTCAATGCCATTGCGTCCACTCAATAATCCATTCCAATATTCTGTTGCTGTGTTACCTATAGGTGTAATCGCGCCAACACCAGTTACAACAACGCGTTTACGTGTATGATCTGTCATGATTCAGTTAAAAATGGCGAAAAAACGAAAGTCGGGGCGCCGGCTTCCGGCGATCTGTTAGCACAGCGCTAGCGACGCAGGAGCGTCACTTTTCAAGAAGCAGCAGACAAAAAATTTGAGGTTAGCGACTAGGTACTGGTGAGCCAGCGCGGTCTTAAAGGTTTCCTTTACGAACGACTGGCATCGGATTTGCTGACTTCAATGTGACTGTCGTTAACGTCAGCATTAGCAACATTAGCAGCGTCACGCGAAGGGTGGCTAGATATCAGAGAAAAATCTCCCCAATCCCAATCCCCAATTCCAATCCCCAATTCCAATCCCCAGTTAAGCTGAGGCGGTAACTTTGTTATTGATATAATCTACTGCGTCTTGAACCGATGTAATCTGCTCGGCAGCTTCGTCGGGAATTTCGATATCAAATTCTTCTTCCAAGGCCATCACCAACTCAACGGTATCGAGGGAATCTGCTCCCAGGTCTTCCATAAACTTGGCTTGTGGTGTGACTTTATCTGGGGGATCAACACTCAGTTGTTCGATGACGATTTTCTTGACCTTTTCAAAAAGTTCCGCTTGGCTCATAAATAAAAGTCCTTAACCACTTGCTACGATCTGCTCTTTAGACGAGACATTGTTTTGAGCATATACATCTTATCGTCAAGCGCGATCGCCCGCATACTTCCAAGAGTTTTTCTGTTAGAAAACCTCTCCCATTCCTAAAATAAATCGGGTAAGTTTTCTCGGAACACTTGAGCAGTGGAGCGTGCTACGCCATCGCCGATCCTGTGTAAATGCTTTGGTTTTCCAATTATTGCTAAAATTTTTTACAATGTCTCGATCGGTATTTACAGCCTTGCTAGCAATTAAGAATATGTAGATGCTGCGACCCTTTAATCTAGACGCTTAAAGGGTCGCTAAACGTCAAACATCATAACTTTGGTGCTAACAAGGAATGATAAAACAGTTATTGTTTAGAGCGATCGCTCTAACCCAAACATACTTCTATGCTATCTCAGACAC harbors:
- the tkt gene encoding transketolase, producing the protein MTVATQSAKQLSVEELAINSIRFLAIDAVEKAKSGHPGLPMGAAPMAFVLWDRFLKFNPKNPKWFNRDRFVLSAGHGSMLQYALLYLTGYDSVSIEDIKQFRQWESKTPGHPENFMTPGVEVTTGPLGQGIANGVGLAIAEAHLAAKFNKPDSKIVDHYTYVIVGDGCNMEGISGEACSFAGHLGLGKLIALYDDNHISIDGSTDVAFTEDVSKRFEAYGWHVQHVEDGNTDLEAIAKAIEAAKAVTDKPSFIKVTTIIGYGSPNKANTAGVHGAALGGDEIALTRKNLGWEYEPFVVPEEALNHTRKAVERGAGYEDEWNKTFADYKAKYAQEAADFERYISSKLPDGWDKVLPTYTPEDKGLPTRKHSENCLNKLAAVLPELIGGSADLTHSNLTEVKGKGDFQKGHYENPNIHFGVREHAMGAICNGIALHASGLIPYGATFLIFTDYMRAAIRLSALSQAGVIWVMTHDSIGQGEDGPTHQPIETVASLRAIPNLTVFRPADGNETSGAYKIAIEKAKENAPSLLAFTRQNVPNLAGTSVEGVAKGGYTVVDSEGTPDIILIGTGSELSLAVGAAEKLKAEGKKVRVVSLPSWELFEAQDAAYKESVLPKAVTKRLSVEAASSFGWHKYVGTEGDCVSIDRFGASAPGNVCLEKFGFSVDNVLAKAKQLLG
- the fabF gene encoding beta-ketoacyl-ACP synthase II, which produces MTDHTRKRVVVTGVGAITPIGNTATEYWNGLLSGRNGIDYITLFDPSRHDCRIAGEVKNFDPHDYLERKEAKRMDRFSQFGVAAAKQALSNAELEINDLNAEQVGVMIGSGVGGIKVLEDQQTIYLNRGPDRCSPFMIPMMIANMAAGLTAIHTGAKGPNSCPVTACAAGSNAIGDAFRLIQGGYAQAMICGGTESAVTPLSIAGFAACKALSFSNDDPAHACRPFDRDRNGFVLGEGSGILILEELQHAISRGAHIYAEMIGYGMTCDAYHITSPVPGGLGAARAIELALKDASITPEQISYINAHGTSTPANDSTETSAIKKALGEYAYKVAISSTKSMTGHLLGGSGGIEAVATVLAIANDQIPPTINLENPDPECDLDYVPNSSRAQKVEVAISNSFGFGGHNVTLAFKKYV
- the acpP gene encoding acyl carrier protein, translated to MSQAELFEKVKKIVIEQLSVDPPDKVTPQAKFMEDLGADSLDTVELVMALEEEFDIEIPDEAAEQITSVQDAVDYINNKVTASA